In Planctomycetaceae bacterium, a single genomic region encodes these proteins:
- a CDS encoding alcohol dehydrogenase catalytic domain-containing protein: MKAAFLTGIREMEVRDAPVPAIGGEHDVLLAVDTVGVCGSDVHYYNEGRIGSMVVEYPCMTGHECSGVVVETGRAVANVKSGDRVAIDPLIVCGKCDQCRSGRRHTCRNQHFLACPGQGPGALAEYLVMPDYCCFPLPDNVDLVQAALCEPLSVGLYAHRLSTLVAQPFQAVNSEKHQGHRLESLCHVAILGCGPIGLSVLAAIRAAGAPVKVYMTDLLDERLAFARRFGADWTGNARTGDVVEQIVRLQPQGLDVVFECSGEQDAIDAGVRMLKPGGQLVLIGIPKVDRVSLVIDLARRKELSIQNVRRQNECVQAAIDLVAAGRVDVRPMATHHFPLSRVKDAFDLVQNYRDGVIKAMVHVK; this comes from the coding sequence ATGAAAGCAGCTTTTCTGACAGGCATACGCGAGATGGAAGTCCGCGACGCGCCGGTCCCGGCGATCGGCGGCGAGCATGACGTTCTGCTGGCCGTCGACACCGTCGGCGTCTGCGGCAGCGACGTCCACTATTACAACGAAGGGCGCATCGGCAGCATGGTCGTCGAGTACCCGTGCATGACCGGGCACGAGTGCAGCGGCGTGGTTGTCGAGACGGGGCGCGCGGTGGCCAACGTCAAAAGCGGCGACCGCGTCGCGATCGACCCGCTGATCGTCTGCGGGAAGTGCGACCAGTGCCGCTCCGGCCGGCGGCACACCTGCCGCAACCAGCACTTCCTGGCCTGCCCGGGGCAGGGGCCCGGCGCGCTGGCCGAATACCTCGTCATGCCCGATTACTGCTGCTTTCCGCTGCCGGACAACGTGGACCTCGTGCAGGCGGCGCTGTGCGAACCGCTCTCGGTGGGCCTGTATGCGCACCGGCTCTCGACGCTGGTGGCACAGCCTTTCCAGGCTGTGAACTCAGAGAAACATCAGGGACACAGGCTGGAAAGCCTGTGCCACGTGGCCATTCTCGGCTGCGGACCTATCGGCCTGTCGGTGCTGGCGGCGATCCGTGCCGCGGGCGCGCCGGTGAAGGTGTACATGACCGACCTGCTGGACGAGCGCCTGGCCTTCGCTCGGCGATTCGGGGCGGACTGGACGGGCAATGCCCGCACCGGCGACGTCGTCGAGCAGATCGTCCGCCTGCAGCCGCAGGGGCTGGATGTGGTGTTCGAGTGCTCGGGCGAGCAGGACGCCATCGACGCCGGCGTGCGAATGCTCAAGCCCGGCGGGCAGCTCGTGCTGATCGGCATTCCCAAGGTCGACCGCGTGAGCCTGGTGATCGACCTGGCGCGGCGCAAGGAACTGTCTATCCAGAACGTCCGCCGCCAGAACGAATGCGTGCAGGCCGCCATCGACCTTGTTGCCGCCGGCCGCGTGGACGTGCGCCCGATGGCGACGCATCATTTTCCGCTCTCGCGCGTGAAGGACGCTTTCGACCTGGTGCAGAACTATCGCGACGGCGTGATCAAGGCCATGGTGCATGTGAAGTAG
- a CDS encoding NCS2 family permease produces the protein MFDIRQRGSTVGREVIGGVTTFAAMSYIIFVQAAVLGFGAKMDVGGVIMATCLSAAAACVLMGLLANYPIALAPGMGENFFFAFTIVPAAATWGLGASWPMALAMTAVSGVLFLGLAFFGFRSKVLNAIPDSLKSGIAAGIGLFIAVIGFNMGNLVETGGALVRLPKLSGNPVAWLTLIGLAIVLILMALRLRGAILLSILITAGAALLMGRLGWVAFEWCGNPVAHPEGLGATAGAVLGGMTDLWQACRSHLVEVITFVFVLLFMDLFDTIGTLVGVAKRAGLMTPDGRLPRAEHALVADAAGTIIGAGLGTSTVTSYIESITGITAGARTGLAAIVSGVLMAAAIFFIPLARMIGQGIPVDVGGATVFKNPMIAPALIVVGSMMLRTLREIDWDDATEFIPAFLTMVAMPMSFSIATGIAVGLVSYALGKLATGRWRQCPALVYVFAALMVARYVLAPDM, from the coding sequence ATGTTTGACATTCGACAGCGGGGCAGCACTGTCGGCCGCGAGGTTATCGGCGGCGTCACGACCTTCGCGGCCATGAGCTACATCATTTTCGTTCAGGCGGCCGTGCTGGGGTTTGGGGCCAAAATGGATGTCGGCGGCGTGATCATGGCCACGTGCCTGTCCGCCGCGGCGGCGTGCGTGCTGATGGGGCTGCTGGCCAACTACCCCATCGCCCTGGCGCCGGGCATGGGCGAGAACTTCTTCTTTGCCTTCACCATCGTGCCGGCGGCCGCCACGTGGGGCCTGGGCGCGAGTTGGCCGATGGCGCTGGCGATGACGGCAGTGAGCGGCGTGCTGTTCCTGGGCCTGGCGTTTTTCGGGTTCCGCTCGAAGGTGCTCAACGCGATCCCGGATTCGCTCAAGAGCGGCATCGCCGCGGGCATCGGGCTGTTCATCGCGGTGATCGGCTTCAACATGGGCAACCTCGTCGAGACCGGCGGGGCGCTGGTCCGCCTGCCCAAGCTCAGCGGCAATCCGGTCGCCTGGCTGACGCTGATAGGCCTGGCCATTGTACTGATCCTGATGGCGCTGCGTCTGCGCGGGGCGATCCTGCTGAGCATTCTGATCACGGCGGGGGCGGCCTTGCTGATGGGGCGTCTGGGCTGGGTCGCGTTCGAGTGGTGCGGAAATCCCGTTGCCCACCCCGAAGGCCTGGGCGCAACGGCCGGGGCGGTGCTTGGCGGAATGACCGATCTGTGGCAGGCATGCCGCAGCCACCTGGTCGAGGTCATCACGTTCGTCTTCGTGCTGCTGTTCATGGACCTCTTCGACACCATCGGCACGCTGGTGGGCGTGGCCAAGCGGGCGGGGTTGATGACGCCCGACGGTCGCCTGCCCCGGGCCGAACACGCCCTGGTCGCCGACGCGGCCGGCACGATCATCGGCGCGGGCCTGGGCACCAGCACCGTCACGAGTTACATCGAGTCGATCACCGGCATCACCGCCGGGGCCCGCACCGGCCTGGCCGCCATCGTCAGTGGGGTTCTGATGGCCGCGGCGATCTTCTTCATCCCGCTGGCGCGGATGATCGGGCAGGGCATCCCTGTCGATGTCGGCGGCGCGACGGTCTTCAAGAACCCGATGATCGCCCCGGCGCTGATCGTCGTGGGCTCGATGATGCTCCGCACGCTGCGCGAGATCGACTGGGACGACGCCACCGAGTTCATCCCGGCGTTCCTGACGATGGTCGCCATGCCGATGTCGTTCAGCATTGCCACCGGAATCGCTGTTGGGCTGGTATCGTACGCGCTGGGCAAACTCGCCACCGGCCGATGGCGGCAGTGCCCGGCGCTGGTCTACGTTTTCGCCGCACTGATGGTCGCCCGGTACGTCCTGGCGCCCGACATGTAG
- a CDS encoding glycoside hydrolase family 30 beta sandwich domain-containing protein: MADVSAMSLAIEGGWPAVEDVRFEHMWDAKEVCHQDIRLDILTEPAFQTMAGLGGAFSEIGYQALAALPQGRQDEIMQQLFGRDGARFTFCRVPVGANDFATDAYSLNDTVGDYEMKHFNLDRDRKSLVPFIQAALRINPELKLHASPWSPPGWLKVNGQMTGGGKLIEEPRVYAAYAKYLRMFVQAYAAEGIAITRLVLQNEPECGKGYPTCTMPPEQMNKLAVEYLAPELKAAGLTTEIWAGTHTRLGGLYPFHALRDDAFAAVISGLGFQYELPEKMVDLVRVRPGLRMMHTESHCHMGLNRPVEAAALYEDVWDFITAGCDNFTYWNMILNETGQSGWGWRQNSLVVVDRAAGNFQYGPDLDVMKLLSRAIPAGSRRLPTHCLHLRRVTAFQAPDGKITAVLYNTANAKKATFCIDNRPPVEVQIPGQSLVAVEL, from the coding sequence ATGGCGGATGTAAGTGCGATGTCGTTGGCGATTGAGGGCGGGTGGCCGGCGGTTGAGGATGTGCGGTTCGAGCACATGTGGGACGCCAAGGAGGTCTGCCACCAGGATATCCGGCTGGACATTCTCACCGAGCCGGCGTTTCAGACGATGGCCGGGCTCGGCGGGGCGTTCAGCGAGATCGGGTACCAGGCCCTCGCTGCGCTGCCGCAGGGGCGGCAGGACGAGATTATGCAGCAGCTCTTCGGGCGCGATGGCGCTCGGTTCACGTTCTGTCGAGTGCCCGTCGGCGCCAACGACTTCGCCACCGACGCGTACAGCCTCAACGACACCGTCGGCGATTACGAGATGAAGCACTTTAATCTCGATCGCGACAGGAAGAGCCTCGTCCCGTTCATCCAGGCGGCGCTCAGGATCAACCCGGAGCTGAAACTGCACGCCTCGCCGTGGAGCCCGCCGGGATGGCTCAAGGTCAACGGCCAGATGACCGGCGGCGGAAAGCTGATCGAAGAGCCTCGCGTCTACGCCGCCTACGCGAAATATCTGCGCATGTTCGTGCAGGCGTATGCGGCCGAGGGCATCGCCATCACGCGCCTGGTGCTGCAGAACGAGCCCGAGTGCGGCAAGGGCTATCCTACCTGCACCATGCCGCCGGAGCAGATGAACAAGCTGGCCGTCGAGTACCTCGCCCCCGAGCTCAAGGCCGCGGGGCTGACGACGGAGATCTGGGCCGGCACGCACACGCGCCTGGGCGGGCTGTACCCCTTCCACGCCCTGCGCGACGACGCCTTTGCGGCCGTCATCAGCGGCCTGGGCTTCCAGTACGAGCTGCCCGAGAAGATGGTCGACCTCGTGCGCGTGCGGCCTGGCCTGCGGATGATGCACACCGAATCGCACTGCCACATGGGGCTCAACCGCCCCGTCGAGGCCGCGGCGCTGTACGAGGACGTGTGGGACTTCATCACCGCCGGCTGCGATAATTTCACGTACTGGAACATGATCCTCAACGAGACCGGCCAGAGCGGCTGGGGCTGGCGGCAGAACTCGCTGGTGGTCGTCGACCGCGCGGCAGGCAATTTCCAATACGGCCCGGACCTGGACGTGATGAAGCTGCTCTCGCGGGCCATTCCCGCCGGCAGCCGCCGCCTGCCGACACACTGCCTGCACCTGCGCCGCGTGACGGCGTTCCAGGCGCCTGACGGTAAGATCACGGCCGTACTCTACAACACCGCCAACGCCAAGAAGGCCACCTTCTGCATCGACAACCGCCCGCCGGTCGAGGTGCAGATCCCGGGACAATCCCTGGTGGCCGTCGAGCTATGA
- a CDS encoding sulfite exporter TauE/SafE family protein: MLGLADPLTLLLVLSGTAFIAKFLDTSIGMGYGTALTPVLLLAGFEPLAIVPAVLASELGPGLLAALAHHRAGNARLIPHSLAMATAAAPAGAGAMRILRHALPMDLKIALFIAFTSIAGTGLAVLLAVKINKMALEIYIGSLVAATGVYLLASRHTQRALSIGRLAGLSLVASFNKGLSGGGYGAIITGGQIITGVEGRNAVAITSLCKSLTSIVGFGLYLLTHSVSQWPLVLCLCIGAVLSVPLGAAAVKRAHPQGLKVAISIACILLGALTLIKTFVAY; encoded by the coding sequence ATGCTCGGGCTTGCTGACCCTCTGACGCTGCTGCTGGTGCTGTCCGGGACGGCCTTCATCGCCAAGTTTCTCGATACCTCGATCGGCATGGGTTACGGGACGGCGTTGACGCCGGTGCTGTTGCTGGCGGGCTTTGAGCCGCTGGCGATCGTGCCGGCCGTGCTGGCCAGCGAACTGGGACCGGGCCTTCTGGCAGCCCTGGCGCACCATCGAGCCGGCAATGCGCGGCTGATTCCGCACAGCCTGGCCATGGCGACCGCCGCGGCCCCGGCGGGCGCAGGTGCAATGCGGATCTTGCGCCATGCGCTGCCGATGGACTTGAAGATCGCTCTGTTCATTGCCTTTACGAGCATCGCCGGCACGGGCCTGGCGGTGCTGCTGGCTGTCAAGATCAACAAGATGGCGTTGGAGATCTATATCGGTTCGCTGGTGGCGGCTACGGGCGTCTACCTCCTGGCCTCGCGTCACACGCAGCGGGCGCTGTCCATCGGTCGCCTGGCGGGGCTGAGCCTGGTGGCCTCGTTCAACAAGGGGCTCAGCGGCGGCGGGTACGGGGCGATCATCACCGGCGGGCAGATTATTACCGGCGTCGAGGGGCGCAACGCCGTCGCCATCACTTCGTTATGCAAGAGCCTCACCTCCATCGTCGGGTTCGGCTTGTACCTGCTCACCCACAGCGTGAGCCAGTGGCCGCTGGTGCTGTGCCTGTGCATCGGAGCGGTACTGTCGGTGCCGCTGGGCGCCGCGGCAGTCAAACGGGCGCATCCGCAAGGGCTCAAGGTCGCCATCAGCATCGCGTGCATCCTGCTCGGCGCCCTGACCCTGATCAAGACGTTCGTGGCATATTAG
- a CDS encoding HYExAFE family protein, producing MTRRADHYETAFEDYLRSKGWPYVAVDQAKKAIFTEAAVKSFDFLVYSQSGPNLLVDVKGRKFPDAVPGRKRGNTRAWENWITRDDVEGLTEWEKVFGQDFQAVIVFAYWLQGPPQRSPFQDVHLFRQRQYAFVAVPLRDYAALAHPRSAKWQTLSMPSADLAKAARDMATFL from the coding sequence ATGACGCGCCGGGCCGATCATTACGAGACTGCGTTTGAAGACTACCTTCGTTCCAAGGGGTGGCCGTACGTTGCCGTCGATCAGGCCAAGAAGGCCATCTTCACCGAGGCGGCGGTCAAGAGTTTCGACTTCCTGGTTTACAGCCAGTCCGGGCCTAACCTGCTGGTGGACGTGAAGGGGCGGAAGTTTCCCGACGCGGTCCCCGGCCGCAAGAGGGGCAACACGCGGGCGTGGGAGAACTGGATCACGCGAGACGACGTCGAGGGGCTGACGGAGTGGGAGAAGGTCTTCGGCCAGGACTTCCAGGCTGTGATCGTGTTTGCGTACTGGCTGCAAGGCCCGCCGCAGAGGAGCCCGTTTCAAGACGTTCACCTGTTCCGCCAGCGGCAGTACGCGTTCGTGGCCGTCCCGCTGCGCGATTACGCCGCCCTCGCGCACCCGCGCAGCGCCAAGTGGCAGACCCTCTCCATGCCCTCGGCAGACCTGGCCAAGGCCGCCCGCGACATGGCGACGTTCCTTTGA
- the hisS gene encoding histidine--tRNA ligase — MDFQAVKGTRDFYPDEMRLRNWIVDAWRRVSLRNGFEEYDSPIFEYLDLFTAKSGQEIAGQLFSFTDRGGRSLAIRPEITPALARMVNARVNALPRPIKWFSAPRLCRAENPQKGRLREFFQWNIDVIGSDDTLADAECIFTAVDFLREVGLAPTDVQVRIGSRPLTVAALKASGVTDDKIDPALAVLDKRAKIEDAEFVRLAKAAGLSDSQIDSARRFQDCPACADVGNLLEGVEGVAAAVANLQELLSRLSVMGAAEYCKLDLGVVRGLAYYTGVVYEVFDAGQSLRAIAGGGRYDNLLQVLGGPALGATGFGMGDVVLGILLAEKGKLPALGGQLDFFVIDAEGTFEKALAVVGALRGKGLSADFSYKRQAIGKQFKQASQRGAKFAAIIEPDGGVTVKDLTAGTQTKRGLDEFLAEPVARAKQ; from the coding sequence ATGGACTTTCAGGCCGTCAAGGGAACGCGGGACTTCTATCCCGATGAAATGCGCCTCCGCAACTGGATCGTCGACGCGTGGCGCCGCGTCTCGCTGCGCAACGGGTTCGAGGAATACGACTCGCCGATCTTCGAGTACCTCGACCTGTTCACCGCCAAGAGCGGGCAGGAGATCGCCGGACAGCTCTTCTCCTTCACCGACCGCGGCGGGCGCAGCCTGGCGATTCGCCCGGAGATCACGCCCGCGCTGGCCCGCATGGTCAACGCCCGCGTCAACGCTCTGCCGCGGCCGATCAAGTGGTTCTCCGCCCCGCGACTCTGCCGCGCCGAGAATCCCCAGAAGGGCCGCCTGCGAGAGTTCTTCCAGTGGAACATCGATGTCATCGGCTCCGATGACACCCTCGCCGACGCCGAGTGCATATTCACGGCCGTCGACTTCTTGCGCGAAGTGGGCTTGGCGCCAACCGACGTGCAGGTGCGAATCGGCAGCCGCCCGCTGACGGTGGCGGCGCTGAAAGCCTCGGGCGTGACTGACGACAAGATCGACCCCGCGCTGGCCGTGCTGGACAAGCGCGCCAAGATCGAAGACGCCGAGTTCGTGCGTCTGGCCAAGGCCGCCGGTCTGAGCGACTCGCAGATCGACTCCGCGCGGCGGTTCCAGGACTGCCCGGCCTGCGCCGACGTGGGCAATCTGCTCGAAGGGGTCGAGGGCGTCGCCGCGGCCGTGGCGAACCTGCAGGAGCTGCTCTCGCGCCTGTCGGTGATGGGGGCGGCGGAGTACTGCAAGCTGGACCTGGGCGTGGTTCGCGGCCTGGCGTACTACACCGGCGTGGTGTACGAGGTGTTCGACGCCGGGCAGTCGCTGCGGGCCATCGCCGGCGGCGGGCGATACGACAATCTGCTGCAGGTGCTCGGCGGGCCGGCCCTGGGCGCCACCGGATTCGGCATGGGCGACGTGGTGCTGGGCATCCTGCTGGCCGAGAAGGGCAAGCTGCCGGCCCTGGGCGGGCAGTTGGACTTCTTCGTCATCGACGCCGAGGGGACGTTCGAAAAAGCCCTGGCGGTGGTGGGGGCGCTGCGAGGCAAAGGCCTCTCTGCCGACTTCAGCTACAAGCGCCAAGCCATCGGCAAACAGTTCAAGCAAGCCAGCCAGCGCGGCGCCAAGTTCGCGGCGATCATCGAGCCCGACGGCGGCGTGACGGTGAAGGACCTGACCGCCGGGACGCAGACCAAGCGCGGGTTGGATGAGTTTCTGGCTGAGCCCGTGGCACGGGCGAAGCAGTAG
- a CDS encoding FAD-linked oxidase C-terminal domain-containing protein: MPDTYNPLTESIADELRAIVGAANVVFGDADKLEPYSHDEVPDRHYASMPEALVRPDSAQQIVAIMQLANRCRVPVTPRGAGSGLSGGAVPLHGGIVLLTDRMNRILEIDRENMMVVVEPGVVTSAINDAVMPLGLFYAGYPMSLETCFIGGNVAENAGGGKAVKYGVTARYVTGIEMVTPTGQIVELGGKLIKDVTGYNMIGLMIGSEGTLGVFTKITLKLLPVPKASVDLLCLFPTAAAAIAAVPAIMTGSGIVPAAIEFMDQQSIRMACRYLNETLPYEDAGAMLLITLDGPDQEQVTRDYESIGKFCQAAGASEVFVADNATTSKRVWNVRKNIPEAYATISTHQANEDLVVPIASIPQLLEGMGRIAAAHGVHIPAYGHAGDGNLHTRIVKGADMPLDQWQTLLPKVLRELYELTASLGGRISGEHGIGHKRKQYMPIFVSPEYLDMLRSIKKALDPNNILNPGKIFDVA; encoded by the coding sequence ATGCCTGACACGTACAACCCGCTGACCGAATCGATTGCCGACGAGCTGCGCGCCATCGTGGGCGCAGCTAATGTCGTCTTTGGCGACGCTGACAAGCTCGAGCCCTACTCGCACGACGAAGTGCCCGACCGCCACTACGCCTCCATGCCCGAGGCGCTGGTGCGGCCGGATTCGGCCCAGCAGATCGTGGCGATCATGCAACTGGCCAATCGCTGCCGCGTGCCCGTGACGCCCCGCGGGGCCGGCAGCGGACTCTCCGGCGGAGCGGTCCCGCTGCACGGGGGCATCGTGCTGCTGACGGACCGGATGAACCGCATTCTCGAGATCGACCGCGAAAACATGATGGTCGTCGTCGAGCCCGGCGTCGTCACCTCGGCTATCAACGACGCCGTCATGCCGCTGGGCCTGTTCTACGCCGGCTACCCGATGAGCCTCGAGACGTGCTTCATCGGCGGCAACGTCGCCGAGAACGCCGGCGGCGGCAAGGCCGTCAAGTACGGCGTGACGGCCCGCTACGTCACCGGCATCGAGATGGTCACGCCGACGGGTCAGATCGTCGAGTTGGGCGGCAAGCTCATCAAGGACGTCACCGGCTACAACATGATCGGCCTGATGATCGGCTCGGAGGGCACGCTGGGGGTGTTCACGAAGATCACGCTCAAGCTGCTGCCGGTGCCCAAGGCCAGCGTCGACCTGCTGTGCCTGTTCCCGACCGCCGCCGCGGCCATCGCAGCCGTCCCGGCCATCATGACCGGCAGCGGGATCGTCCCTGCGGCCATCGAGTTCATGGACCAGCAGTCGATCCGCATGGCCTGCCGCTACCTCAACGAGACGCTGCCCTACGAAGACGCCGGGGCGATGCTGCTGATCACCCTGGACGGACCCGACCAGGAGCAGGTCACGCGCGACTACGAGAGCATCGGCAAGTTCTGCCAGGCCGCCGGGGCCAGCGAAGTGTTCGTCGCCGACAACGCCACAACGTCCAAACGCGTCTGGAACGTCCGCAAGAACATCCCCGAGGCGTACGCGACGATCTCCACCCACCAGGCCAACGAGGACCTCGTCGTGCCCATCGCGAGCATCCCGCAACTGCTGGAAGGCATGGGCCGCATCGCGGCAGCGCACGGCGTACACATTCCCGCCTACGGCCACGCCGGCGACGGCAACCTGCACACGCGCATCGTCAAAGGCGCCGACATGCCGCTGGATCAGTGGCAGACGCTGCTGCCCAAGGTGCTGCGAGAGCTGTACGAGCTGACCGCCAGCCTCGGCGGCCGCATCAGCGGCGAGCACGGCATCGGCCACAAGCGAAAGCAGTACATGCCGATCTTCGTCTCGCCGGAATACCTGGACATGCTCCGATCAATCAAAAAGGCCCTGGACCCCAACAACATTCTGAATCCCGGCAAGATTTTCGACGTTGCGTGA
- a CDS encoding Rrf2 family transcriptional regulator has product MTVSQKCNHALRAMFELAMRQDQGVTTIAEIAVSQKAPLRFLEGILVELKRGGIVDSRRGVRGGYVLAMDPRDITVGQIIRLIDGEIAPAVAAGAVEAASRGGTALGNLWQRAAESLAGVYDSTTLHDLVEEERSALASQMPMYTI; this is encoded by the coding sequence ATGACCGTATCACAAAAATGCAATCACGCGTTGCGGGCGATGTTTGAGCTGGCGATGAGGCAAGATCAGGGTGTGACGACCATTGCCGAGATCGCGGTATCGCAAAAGGCGCCCCTGCGGTTCCTCGAGGGCATCCTGGTCGAGCTGAAACGCGGCGGGATCGTCGACTCGCGCCGCGGTGTGCGTGGCGGGTACGTCCTGGCGATGGACCCCCGCGACATCACCGTCGGGCAGATCATCCGCCTGATCGACGGGGAGATTGCCCCTGCCGTGGCCGCTGGCGCGGTCGAGGCCGCCTCCCGCGGAGGCACCGCGTTGGGCAATCTTTGGCAACGGGCGGCCGAGTCGCTGGCGGGGGTCTATGACAGCACGACTCTGCACGACCTGGTCGAGGAAGAGCGGTCGGCTTTGGCCAGCCAGATGCCGATGTACACCATCTAA
- a CDS encoding aldo/keto reductase, with translation MRHREIGKSGIQASVIALGAWPIGGGPWWGKTDDEESIRAVHAALDLGVTLIDTAPVYGFGRSEEVVGRAIKGRRDAVVLATKCGLWWKDERGFEFFQSEGRTVRRCLKPETIRIEVEESLQRLGTDVIDLLQTHWQEEGPGATPIAETMGCLMDLHKAGKIKAIGVSNCSPAQMDEYLKVGRIDSNQPRYSMLDRYIEGDVLPYCRKNGIATLAYSPLEQGLLAGAITMDSKFSEGEYRNNLPWLAPVNRKKVLDMLAGWKDLLKKYNCTLAQLVIAWTLQQDGLTFVLCGARKAKHIADNAGAGDLVLDAATLKRMRADVEALGTPQ, from the coding sequence ATGCGACATCGTGAAATCGGCAAGTCGGGTATTCAGGCATCGGTGATCGCCCTGGGCGCATGGCCCATCGGCGGCGGGCCCTGGTGGGGCAAGACGGATGACGAGGAATCGATCCGCGCCGTGCATGCGGCGCTGGACCTGGGCGTCACGCTCATCGACACCGCGCCGGTGTATGGTTTTGGGCGCAGCGAAGAAGTCGTCGGCCGGGCCATCAAGGGGCGGCGCGACGCGGTCGTGCTGGCCACCAAGTGCGGGCTGTGGTGGAAAGACGAGCGCGGGTTCGAGTTCTTCCAGAGCGAAGGGCGCACCGTGCGGCGGTGCCTCAAGCCCGAGACGATCCGCATCGAGGTCGAGGAGAGCCTGCAGCGCCTGGGCACCGACGTGATCGATCTGCTCCAGACGCACTGGCAGGAGGAAGGCCCCGGCGCTACCCCCATCGCCGAGACGATGGGCTGCCTGATGGACCTGCATAAGGCCGGCAAGATCAAGGCCATCGGCGTGTCGAACTGCTCGCCGGCCCAGATGGACGAGTACCTCAAGGTCGGACGCATCGACTCGAATCAGCCGCGCTACAGCATGCTCGACCGATACATCGAGGGCGACGTGCTGCCCTACTGCCGCAAGAACGGCATCGCCACCCTGGCGTATTCGCCGCTGGAGCAGGGCCTGCTGGCCGGGGCGATCACGATGGACAGCAAGTTCAGCGAGGGCGAGTATCGCAACAACCTGCCCTGGCTGGCGCCGGTTAATCGCAAGAAGGTCCTGGACATGCTTGCCGGCTGGAAGGACCTGCTCAAGAAATACAACTGCACGCTGGCACAGCTCGTGATCGCCTGGACGCTGCAGCAGGACGGTCTGACGTTCGTCCTCTGCGGCGCGCGAAAGGCCAAACACATCGCCGACAACGCCGGCGCCGGCGACCTGGTGCTCGACGCGGCGACGCTCAAGCGGATGCGAGCCGACGTGGAGGCGCTGGGTACGCCGCAGTAA
- a CDS encoding B12-binding domain-containing protein, with the protein MNFVTIFKHYLENVFQGRRAEAREVIFGALDRGNDAAKLLKHVIWPAMDQIDKLYRGHHISLVVEHMATRINRTMADQLQGVLPREPKTGKRMIMTCGHGESEELGAQMMADLFEAKGWSVWFVGSGVPDDELLTLVGQTKPDILCIYGANPAGVPNIRKLIGLIREIGVCPQMQVLVAGGVFNRAEGLHEEVKADLFAEDVVEALTVVEENPDRVEKPDVLEPGRRHKRKNRKPLASPKTLDALKELASV; encoded by the coding sequence ATGAACTTCGTGACGATCTTCAAGCACTACCTGGAAAACGTATTCCAAGGCCGTCGGGCTGAGGCTCGCGAGGTCATCTTCGGCGCACTCGACCGCGGCAACGACGCCGCCAAGCTGCTCAAGCACGTGATCTGGCCGGCGATGGACCAGATCGACAAGCTCTATCGCGGCCACCATATCTCGCTGGTCGTCGAGCACATGGCCACGCGGATCAACCGCACGATGGCCGACCAGCTCCAGGGCGTCCTGCCCCGCGAGCCCAAGACCGGCAAGCGCATGATCATGACCTGCGGCCACGGCGAGAGCGAAGAGCTCGGCGCCCAGATGATGGCCGACCTGTTCGAGGCCAAGGGCTGGAGCGTGTGGTTTGTCGGCTCGGGCGTGCCCGACGACGAGCTGCTGACGCTGGTGGGGCAGACCAAGCCCGACATCCTGTGCATCTACGGCGCCAACCCCGCCGGCGTGCCCAACATCCGCAAGCTCATCGGCCTCATCCGCGAGATCGGCGTCTGCCCGCAGATGCAGGTGCTCGTCGCCGGCGGCGTCTTCAACCGCGCCGAAGGCCTGCATGAAGAAGTCAAAGCCGACCTCTTCGCCGAAGACGTCGTCGAAGCCCTGACTGTCGTCGAGGAGAACCCCGACCGCGTCGAGAAGCCCGACGTCCTCGAGCCCGGCCGCCGCCACAAACGCAAGAACCGCAAGCCCCTGGCCTCGCCCAAGACGCTCGACGCACTGAAGGAACTGGCCTCCGTCTGA
- a CDS encoding YkgJ family cysteine cluster protein, translating into MSKMCQKCGGKCCRYFCFQIDEPDSFEEFEDVRWYLLHEGVSVHIDEGDWFISIANRCKLLGDDNRCGDYAGRPLICRRYDPKECDFTDNEYGYEQEFLTPEQLDAYARQTLGEEVYLRQQQRQRAKLDKAHHCDPVVAATAKKPAKGK; encoded by the coding sequence ATGAGCAAGATGTGTCAGAAATGCGGCGGGAAGTGCTGCCGCTACTTTTGCTTTCAGATTGACGAGCCCGACAGTTTCGAAGAGTTCGAGGATGTCCGCTGGTACCTCCTGCACGAGGGCGTCAGCGTGCATATCGACGAGGGCGACTGGTTCATCTCCATCGCCAATCGCTGCAAGCTGCTCGGCGACGATAACCGCTGCGGCGACTACGCCGGGCGGCCGCTGATCTGCCGGAGATACGACCCCAAAGAGTGCGACTTCACCGATAACGAGTACGGCTACGAGCAGGAGTTCCTCACGCCCGAGCAGCTCGACGCGTACGCGCGCCAGACGCTGGGCGAGGAGGTCTACCTCCGCCAGCAGCAGCGCCAGCGGGCCAAGCTCGACAAGGCGCACCACTGCGACCCGGTCGTTGCCGCCACCGCCAAAAAGCCCGCCAAGGGCAAGTGA